Proteins from a genomic interval of Gordonia sp. SL306:
- a CDS encoding serine/threonine-protein kinase codes for MTLQSGTTIADRYRLMRLIATGGMGQVWEAVDSRLNRRVAVKVLKAEYSNDPEFTARFRTEAQTTAKLNDPGIANVFDYGETPDRGGGDPLAYLVMELVDGEPLNSVISRMGRLSLTNTLDMLEQTGRALQAAHSQGLVHRDVKPGNILITPTGQVKITDFGIAKAVDSAPVTQTGMVMGTAQYISPEQATGDEATAASDVYSLGVVGYEALTGRRPFLGDGAITVAMKHIRETPPPLPTSVPGNVRDLIDTTLAKDPRQRYANGGEFAAAVAAVRAGHRPPRPGAIAGAAAAGALGGAAAAAAMRPTTRSMADTAAAQPATARTTSRPPSRPVPPADDNSWTTGQKVLAGAAGVLLIAALALLGYWLLNMDSSSPEAPAPSSTTTITETTTQAPETTQEEAPVQTTTREPTTTRTTTEETTPEEPTTTTVPETTDPGAPTATRPTFPTFTIPGFPGG; via the coding sequence ATGACGCTACAAAGTGGCACCACGATCGCCGATCGTTACCGGCTGATGCGTCTCATCGCGACAGGTGGCATGGGCCAGGTGTGGGAGGCCGTCGACAGCCGTCTGAACCGGCGCGTCGCGGTGAAGGTCCTCAAGGCCGAGTACTCGAACGATCCCGAGTTCACGGCGCGATTCCGCACGGAGGCGCAGACCACCGCGAAGCTCAACGACCCGGGCATCGCCAACGTCTTCGACTACGGCGAGACACCCGACCGGGGCGGCGGCGATCCATTGGCCTACCTCGTGATGGAGCTCGTCGACGGTGAGCCGCTGAACTCCGTGATCTCCCGGATGGGCCGGCTCTCGCTGACCAACACCCTCGACATGCTCGAGCAGACCGGACGCGCCCTGCAGGCCGCGCACAGCCAGGGCCTGGTGCATCGCGACGTGAAGCCGGGCAACATCCTCATCACGCCGACCGGCCAGGTCAAGATCACCGACTTCGGCATCGCCAAGGCGGTCGACTCGGCACCGGTCACCCAGACCGGCATGGTGATGGGCACCGCCCAGTACATTTCGCCGGAGCAGGCCACCGGCGACGAGGCGACCGCCGCGTCGGACGTCTATTCACTCGGCGTCGTCGGCTACGAGGCGCTGACCGGTCGCCGGCCGTTCCTCGGCGACGGTGCGATCACCGTCGCGATGAAGCACATCCGTGAGACGCCGCCGCCGCTGCCGACGAGCGTGCCCGGCAACGTCCGCGACCTGATCGACACCACGCTGGCCAAGGATCCCCGCCAGCGATACGCCAACGGCGGTGAGTTCGCGGCCGCGGTCGCGGCGGTCCGGGCAGGTCACAGACCACCTCGTCCCGGCGCGATCGCCGGGGCCGCCGCCGCGGGAGCCCTGGGCGGGGCTGCCGCCGCCGCTGCGATGCGTCCGACGACGAGGTCGATGGCCGATACCGCTGCGGCCCAGCCCGCGACAGCGCGCACCACGAGCCGACCACCAAGCCGACCGGTGCCCCCGGCCGACGACAACAGCTGGACCACCGGCCAGAAGGTGCTCGCCGGTGCCGCCGGGGTGTTGTTGATCGCGGCGCTCGCACTGCTCGGCTACTGGCTGTTGAACATGGATTCGTCGTCACCGGAGGCGCCTGCGCCGTCGTCCACGACGACGATCACGGAGACCACCACCCAGGCCCCGGAGACCACGCAGGAAGAAGCCCCCGTCCAGACGACGACGCGCGAGCCGACGACGACCAGGACGACCACCGAGGAGACGACTCCCGAGGAGCCCACCACGACGACGGTTCCGGAGACCACCGACCCCGGCGCTCCCACCGCGACCCGTCCGACATTTCCGACGTTCACCATTCCTGGCTTCCCGGGTGGATGA
- a CDS encoding peptidoglycan D,D-transpeptidase FtsI family protein, whose protein sequence is MNKPIQRVSMAVIVMVIALLANATYVQVFKADKLRSDPRNNRVLLDEYARQRGAITADGGSVVAVSVPTDSRLKFLRTYPPNTATAFAPVTGYYSFQYGSTGLELYQNSILNGNDDRLFGQRFMDMFSGRDPRGGNVVSTIVPRLQRAAFDGLRNGCQGGCRGAVVALQPNTGKILAMASTPSYDPNKLASHDQDVREKSWAAWNQPGDIDNPMLNRAVNELYPPGSTFKVVTTAAALRDGETPDVRLTAAPSIVLPDTNTSLTNYGGETCPGSSGGTVSLLQAFKYSCNTAFVDLTTNKMKDPITVFRETAQRFGLDEKQPDTPLPVSRSTVGAIPDLAALGQASIGQRDVRVTPMQMAMVASTVANGGVRMQPYLVDKLQAADLRTLQTTQPTTINEPISSDQAATLTSLMIESERSTQGAGGPVSIASKTGTAEHSATSDVESETPYSWYIAFGPSSNAQIAVAVVVENGDPGPASTGGAVSAPIGRAVINALVGGAS, encoded by the coding sequence ATGAACAAGCCGATCCAGCGAGTGTCGATGGCGGTGATCGTGATGGTCATCGCGCTCCTCGCCAACGCCACCTACGTGCAAGTGTTCAAGGCCGACAAGCTGCGGTCCGACCCGCGCAACAACCGCGTGCTGCTCGACGAGTACGCCCGGCAGCGCGGCGCGATCACTGCCGACGGCGGTTCCGTGGTCGCGGTGTCGGTCCCCACCGACAGTCGGCTCAAGTTCTTGCGCACCTATCCGCCGAACACAGCGACCGCGTTCGCGCCGGTCACCGGCTATTACTCGTTCCAGTACGGCAGTACCGGACTGGAGCTGTACCAGAACTCGATCCTCAACGGCAACGACGACCGACTCTTCGGTCAGCGGTTCATGGACATGTTCTCGGGCCGGGATCCGCGCGGCGGAAACGTGGTGAGCACCATCGTCCCGCGGCTGCAGCGCGCGGCTTTCGACGGTTTGCGCAACGGATGTCAGGGCGGCTGCCGCGGCGCGGTGGTGGCACTGCAGCCGAACACCGGCAAGATCCTCGCGATGGCGTCGACGCCGAGCTACGACCCGAACAAGCTGGCCAGCCACGACCAGGACGTGCGGGAGAAGAGCTGGGCCGCATGGAACCAGCCCGGCGACATCGACAACCCGATGCTCAACCGTGCCGTCAACGAGCTGTATCCGCCCGGATCGACGTTCAAGGTGGTGACCACGGCGGCCGCGCTGCGCGACGGCGAGACCCCCGATGTCCGGCTCACCGCGGCACCGTCGATCGTGCTGCCCGACACCAACACGTCGCTGACCAATTACGGCGGCGAGACCTGCCCTGGCTCGTCCGGGGGCACTGTCTCGCTGCTCCAGGCGTTCAAGTACTCGTGCAATACGGCTTTCGTCGATCTGACGACGAACAAGATGAAGGATCCGATCACTGTGTTCCGTGAGACGGCGCAGCGCTTCGGCCTCGACGAGAAGCAGCCGGACACCCCTCTGCCGGTGTCCCGGTCGACCGTCGGCGCCATTCCCGACCTCGCCGCGCTGGGACAGGCGTCCATCGGGCAGCGCGACGTACGGGTGACCCCGATGCAGATGGCGATGGTGGCCTCAACCGTCGCCAACGGCGGCGTCCGGATGCAGCCCTATCTCGTGGACAAGTTGCAGGCCGCCGATCTGCGGACGCTGCAGACAACTCAACCGACCACCATCAACGAGCCGATCAGTTCGGACCAGGCCGCGACCCTGACCTCGCTGATGATCGAGTCGGAACGTAGTACACAGGGGGCCGGCGGCCCGGTCTCGATCGCATCGAAGACGGGTACCGCCGAGCACTCGGCGACCTCGGACGTCGAATCGGAGACTCCGTACTCGTGGTACATCGCCTTCGGGCCGTCCTCGAATGCGCAGATCGCGGTCGCGGTGGTGGTCGAGAACGGGGACCCGGGTCCCGCGTCAACAGGGGGTGCGGTGTCGGCGCCGATCGGACGAGCAGTGATCAATGCGTTGGTGGGAGGTGCAAGCTGA
- a CDS encoding PP2C family protein-serine/threonine phosphatase produces the protein MTLVLRYIARSDRGLVRSNNEDSVYAGARLLALADGMGGHAAGEVASQLVIQALRNLDDDEPGGDLLAQLDRATHTGNAAIADQVDHSPELEGMGTTLTAILFAGNRIGLCHIGDSRGYLYRDGQLTQITRDDTFVQTLVEEGRITPEQAHSHPQRSLIMRALTGQEVEPTLTIREARAGDRYLLCSDGLSDVVSEETLADTLGSIVDHKECADRLIELALRGGGPDNVTVIVADVVDTEYGDSRPIVGGAAGVDDEGYTPDPATAAGRAAALRPPPAEPQRPTIMADDEPPPRNRRRRWLVAGTAVAVIALIVAGFFVTRAMVRNNYYVGAVDGDVVVFQGSPDKVLFLDLSSASQSACVTGLDQTDPVIEFVDHGASDTCTPLQVADLAELDRNAVVGKSIRNMPLAEAEERVRHLNFLPLCPAPTPAPAPAPTPGAPPAPSPAPSAPRTTTPVPETTETSPQAPPQYDSDGNKICRGH, from the coding sequence GTGACACTGGTGTTGCGCTATATCGCGCGAAGCGACCGTGGGCTGGTCCGCTCGAACAACGAGGATTCCGTGTACGCGGGCGCCCGATTGCTCGCACTCGCCGACGGTATGGGCGGTCACGCCGCAGGCGAGGTGGCCAGTCAGCTGGTCATCCAGGCGCTGCGCAACCTCGACGACGACGAGCCGGGCGGCGACCTGCTCGCCCAGCTCGACCGTGCCACCCACACCGGTAACGCGGCGATAGCCGACCAGGTGGACCACTCCCCCGAACTCGAGGGCATGGGCACCACCCTCACGGCGATCCTGTTCGCGGGCAACCGCATCGGCCTGTGCCACATCGGGGACTCCCGCGGCTACCTGTACCGGGACGGCCAGCTGACCCAGATCACCCGCGACGACACGTTCGTGCAGACCCTCGTCGAAGAGGGACGCATCACGCCCGAACAGGCCCACTCCCACCCGCAGCGCTCGCTGATCATGCGTGCGCTGACCGGCCAGGAGGTGGAGCCGACGCTGACGATCCGCGAAGCGCGCGCAGGCGACCGCTACCTGCTGTGCAGTGACGGATTGTCTGATGTGGTCAGCGAGGAGACCCTCGCCGACACGCTCGGCTCGATCGTCGACCACAAGGAATGTGCCGATCGGCTCATCGAACTCGCGCTGCGCGGTGGCGGTCCCGACAACGTGACGGTGATCGTCGCAGATGTCGTCGACACCGAGTACGGCGATTCGCGGCCCATCGTCGGCGGTGCCGCGGGCGTCGACGACGAGGGCTACACACCCGACCCGGCAACAGCCGCCGGTCGTGCCGCAGCATTGCGACCACCGCCTGCGGAACCGCAGCGGCCCACCATCATGGCCGACGACGAACCGCCCCCTCGCAATCGGCGTCGGCGGTGGCTCGTCGCGGGCACGGCGGTCGCGGTGATCGCGTTGATCGTCGCCGGGTTCTTCGTCACCCGGGCGATGGTGCGCAACAACTACTACGTCGGCGCGGTCGACGGTGACGTCGTGGTCTTCCAGGGCTCACCCGACAAGGTGCTGTTCCTCGACCTCAGTTCGGCATCCCAGAGCGCCTGCGTGACCGGGCTCGATCAGACCGACCCGGTGATCGAGTTCGTCGACCACGGCGCGTCGGACACCTGCACCCCGTTGCAGGTCGCCGATCTCGCCGAGCTCGACCGCAACGCGGTTGTCGGCAAGTCCATCCGGAACATGCCACTCGCCGAGGCCGAAGAACGGGTACGGCACCTGAACTTCCTGCCGCTGTGCCCCGCGCCGACGCCTGCTCCGGCTCCCGCCCCGACGCCGGGAGCGCCGCCTGCCCCATCTCCGGCGCCGTCGGCACCACGCACGACGACACCTGTCCCAGAGACCACCGAGACCTCGCCGCAGGCACCGCCGCAGTACGACAGCGACGGCAACAAGATCTGCCGAGGTCATTGA
- a CDS encoding FHA domain-containing protein FhaB/FipA, which translates to MQGLVLQLTRFGFLLLLWLFVYAVIRTLRADIATAGGSRLARYTRGDKRDRSARAARGSARYLVVTHGALANTRITLGTQPVLLGRADDSTLVLTDDYASERHARLSRRGDDWYVEDLGSTNGTYLDRSKVTTAVKVPISTPIRIGKTVIELRP; encoded by the coding sequence ATGCAGGGCTTGGTGCTGCAGCTGACCCGATTCGGGTTCTTGCTGCTGCTCTGGTTGTTCGTCTACGCCGTCATCCGCACGCTCCGGGCCGATATCGCGACCGCCGGTGGGAGCCGGCTGGCGCGCTACACGCGGGGCGACAAGCGCGACCGGTCGGCTCGGGCCGCCCGTGGCTCGGCGCGCTACCTCGTCGTCACGCATGGTGCGCTGGCCAACACCCGCATCACTCTCGGCACCCAGCCGGTGCTGCTCGGCCGCGCCGACGACTCGACGCTGGTGCTGACGGATGACTATGCGTCCGAGCGGCATGCTCGGCTGTCGCGGCGCGGTGACGACTGGTACGTCGAAGACCTGGGGTCCACCAACGGCACCTACCTCGACCGGTCCAAGGTGACGACGGCCGTCAAAGTCCCCATCAGCACCCCGATTCGCATCGGCAAGACCGTGATCGAGCTGCGCCCGTGA
- a CDS encoding DUF3662 and FHA domain-containing protein produces the protein MGILQRIERKLEGAVDDGFARVFGGQVAPQEIENGLQREAEESLEDLGDGAVLAPNSYTLLFSPTDYEQIAAEYELNRKTFSKHLENFISDNGWQTYGRVVVEFDQSPSLHTGIFRARGAVNPDVRLRPVASGPQRPPAQQHPQRAHREVGAPQMTNNPGYDQRRGTDPAYDQGGQQGGYDYPQGGYEQGYAQQPGYDQAYAQQGYGQPGYGQQGYDQGYQQGGYDQNYAQQPGYDQGYQQGGYDQNYAQQPGYDQGYQQGGYDPAYAQQPGYDYQQGYAQQPQYGYQQGGYDQGYAQPGGYAPAAITLLLEDGSNRTFQLRDGSNIIGRGQDAQFRLPDTGVSRRHVEIRWDGSTAMLTDLNSTNGTTVNDLQVSSWELADGDRIRVGHSDITVRFQ, from the coding sequence GTGGGCATTCTGCAGCGTATTGAGCGCAAGCTCGAGGGCGCCGTCGACGACGGCTTCGCACGGGTCTTCGGGGGCCAGGTCGCCCCACAGGAGATCGAGAACGGACTGCAGCGAGAGGCCGAGGAATCCCTCGAGGATCTCGGCGACGGTGCAGTCCTCGCTCCGAACAGCTATACGTTGTTGTTCAGTCCCACCGACTACGAGCAGATCGCGGCCGAGTACGAACTGAATCGCAAGACGTTCTCCAAGCATCTCGAGAACTTCATCTCCGACAATGGCTGGCAGACCTACGGCCGGGTGGTCGTAGAGTTCGACCAGTCGCCGTCGTTGCATACGGGTATATTCCGCGCCCGCGGTGCGGTGAACCCGGATGTGCGTCTGCGGCCTGTCGCGTCCGGTCCGCAACGACCACCAGCACAGCAGCACCCACAACGTGCACACCGAGAAGTAGGAGCCCCACAAATGACCAACAACCCCGGATACGACCAGCGCAGGGGCACCGACCCGGCGTACGACCAGGGTGGCCAGCAAGGTGGCTACGACTACCCGCAGGGTGGTTACGAGCAGGGTTACGCCCAGCAGCCCGGCTACGACCAGGCCTACGCGCAGCAGGGATATGGACAGCCCGGGTACGGCCAGCAGGGTTACGACCAGGGCTACCAGCAAGGTGGCTACGACCAGAACTATGCGCAACAGCCCGGCTACGACCAGGGCTACCAGCAGGGCGGCTACGACCAGAACTATGCACAGCAGCCCGGCTACGACCAGGGCTACCAGCAGGGCGGCTACGACCCCGCATACGCACAACAGCCCGGCTACGACTACCAGCAGGGCTATGCCCAGCAGCCGCAGTACGGCTACCAGCAGGGCGGCTACGACCAGGGTTATGCGCAGCCGGGTGGTTACGCGCCTGCGGCGATCACCCTGCTGCTCGAAGACGGCAGCAACCGCACCTTCCAGCTACGTGACGGATCGAACATCATCGGCCGCGGCCAGGACGCACAGTTCCGTCTCCCGGACACCGGCGTGTCGCGCCGGCACGTGGAGATCCGCTGGGACGGCTCCACCGCGATGCTGACCGATCTGAACTCGACCAACGGCACCACGGTCAACGACCTCCAGGTCAGCAGCTGGGAACTCGCCGACGGCGACCGTATCCGCGTCGGGCATTCCGACATCACCGTCCGGTTCCAGTAG
- the pknB gene encoding Stk1 family PASTA domain-containing Ser/Thr kinase codes for MSTPHHLSDRYELGETLGFGGMSEVHFARDLRLHRDVAVKVLRADLARDPTFYLRFRREAQNAAKLNHPTIVQVFDTGEAETEDGPLPFIVMEYVDGETLRDVLRANGQVSPRQAMTWMADVAAAMDFSHRNGIVHRDMKPANVMIDKSGAVKVMDFGIARAMSDSTSTMTQTSAVMGTAQYLSPEQARGIKVDPRSDIYSMGCVLFELLTGEPPFTGDSPVAVAHQHVHEDPPWPSSIRPEIPRELDSVVLKAMSKNPANRYQSAADLRSDLIKVLAGGKPSAPMLLSDEDRTEFMDSGPRRALAADAGVRRGSGNHRRDDADGDGDEAEPTRRRIRGPVIGAVAAVVVLLAGLLLWSPWSSDSARQVPVPAVAGKSLTDARDSLEKAGFKVKQLEEPSLDVATGSATRSTPAENVLAAQGSEITLYISTGPQRHQMPDLQGQTPDEATEALRVLGFSNVKTDRVDSSADLKDKVVSTTPPIGAEAPVNGAVVVHVGNGPREITVPDVTGQTEDAARTVLEQVNLKVVSIAGDSELPAGQVVSSSPSAGTTVEQGSTVQIVVSRGNMFVMPNLRGQTPAQARQSLAAAGWQDTTLTRSTRNVPITSSDDGKVVGQEPDAGARVRKNGSVSIVVGQGSLLPG; via the coding sequence ATGTCGACACCGCACCATCTGTCCGATCGTTACGAGCTCGGTGAGACGCTCGGATTCGGCGGGATGTCGGAAGTCCATTTTGCCCGGGATCTCCGACTTCACCGTGACGTCGCGGTCAAGGTGTTGCGCGCCGATCTGGCCCGCGACCCCACCTTCTATCTCCGATTCCGCCGCGAGGCACAGAACGCGGCGAAGCTGAATCACCCGACCATCGTGCAGGTGTTCGACACCGGGGAGGCCGAGACCGAGGACGGCCCGCTCCCGTTCATCGTGATGGAGTACGTCGACGGCGAGACGCTACGCGACGTGCTCCGGGCCAATGGACAGGTCTCGCCGCGACAGGCGATGACCTGGATGGCCGATGTGGCTGCCGCGATGGACTTCTCACACCGCAACGGCATCGTGCATCGCGACATGAAGCCCGCCAACGTGATGATCGACAAATCCGGCGCCGTGAAGGTGATGGACTTCGGCATCGCGCGCGCGATGAGTGACTCGACGTCGACGATGACGCAGACGTCGGCGGTGATGGGCACTGCGCAGTATCTGTCACCGGAACAGGCGCGGGGCATCAAGGTGGATCCGCGCAGTGACATCTACTCGATGGGCTGCGTGCTGTTCGAGTTGCTCACCGGCGAACCTCCCTTCACCGGCGACTCGCCGGTGGCGGTCGCGCATCAGCACGTGCACGAAGACCCGCCCTGGCCGTCGTCGATCCGGCCGGAGATCCCGCGCGAGCTGGACTCCGTGGTGCTCAAGGCGATGAGCAAGAACCCGGCCAACCGCTACCAGTCGGCGGCGGATCTGCGATCCGACCTCATCAAGGTGCTCGCCGGCGGAAAACCGTCGGCGCCGATGCTGCTGTCCGACGAGGACCGCACCGAGTTCATGGACAGCGGCCCGCGCCGCGCCCTTGCTGCCGACGCCGGTGTCCGACGTGGCAGCGGAAACCACCGACGTGACGACGCCGACGGTGACGGTGACGAGGCCGAACCGACGCGGCGACGTATCCGTGGTCCGGTGATCGGTGCCGTCGCGGCCGTCGTGGTCCTGCTAGCCGGACTGTTGCTGTGGTCTCCGTGGAGCTCGGACTCGGCCCGGCAGGTTCCGGTGCCCGCCGTCGCGGGGAAGTCGCTGACGGACGCGCGGGACAGCCTCGAAAAGGCCGGTTTCAAGGTGAAACAGCTCGAGGAACCGAGCCTGGACGTCGCCACCGGTTCGGCGACCCGATCCACCCCGGCCGAGAATGTGCTGGCCGCGCAGGGATCCGAGATCACGCTGTACATCTCGACCGGCCCTCAGCGACACCAGATGCCCGACTTACAGGGCCAGACTCCGGACGAGGCCACCGAAGCGTTACGCGTCCTCGGCTTCTCGAATGTGAAGACCGATCGGGTCGACTCCAGCGCCGACCTCAAGGACAAGGTCGTGAGCACCACGCCGCCGATCGGCGCCGAGGCACCGGTGAACGGTGCCGTGGTGGTCCATGTGGGCAACGGCCCGAGGGAGATCACCGTCCCCGACGTCACCGGTCAGACCGAGGATGCGGCGCGCACCGTGTTGGAGCAGGTCAACCTGAAGGTCGTCTCGATCGCCGGTGACTCCGAATTGCCTGCCGGTCAGGTCGTCAGCAGTTCACCGTCGGCCGGTACCACCGTGGAACAGGGTTCGACCGTGCAGATCGTCGTGTCGCGCGGCAACATGTTCGTGATGCCCAACCTGCGCGGGCAGACCCCCGCACAGGCCCGGCAGTCACTCGCCGCGGCGGGCTGGCAGGACACCACGCTGACGCGGTCGACGCGGAACGTCCCGATCACCAGCTCCGATGACGGCAAAGTGGTCGGCCAGGAGCCCGACGCCGGGGCACGCGTACGCAAGAACGGCTCGGTCTCGATCGTCGTCGGTCAGGGCAGTCTGCTGCCCGGCTGA
- the crgA gene encoding cell division protein CrgA — protein sequence MPKSKVRKKTDYTINPASRTPVKVKAGPSSNIYVWIMLGLMLLGLAWLIVFYLVATPSALGAEGKALHWMYNLGPWNFLIGFALMVVGLLMTMRWR from the coding sequence ATGCCGAAGTCAAAAGTCCGGAAGAAGACCGACTACACCATCAACCCGGCCAGCCGTACGCCGGTCAAGGTGAAGGCCGGACCGTCGAGCAACATCTACGTGTGGATCATGCTCGGACTGATGCTGCTCGGGCTCGCCTGGCTCATCGTGTTCTACCTCGTCGCGACACCGTCGGCGCTCGGCGCCGAGGGCAAGGCCCTGCACTGGATGTACAACCTCGGCCCGTGGAACTTCTTGATCGGATTCGCCCTGATGGTGGTGGGTCTGCTGATGACGATGCGGTGGCGCTGA
- a CDS encoding FtsW/RodA/SpoVE family cell cycle protein, with amino-acid sequence MSQPAAPVHAPPRQPPEQTGRTAELVLLGFAIGLVTVALLIVQAAQGESLTWDLAKYVIAYIVLFGAAHLVVRRYAPHADPLLLPVVAVLNGLGLVLIHRLDLGTGRNGETVNPTDVTHNADQQLVWAALGIIAFSAILILVRDHRTLSRYSYTLGLGGLVLLIIPALLPSSMSEINGSKNWIILPFFSIQPSEFAKILIIIFTAAFLVSKRDLFTTAGKHFLGMDFPRARDLGPLLAAWFVSIAVLAYSSDLGSSLLIFSTMLTMVYVATERASWLVLGVTLFVVGALLAYQLFAHLQVRVEIWRDPFSDFNGSGYQIGQSLFGLATGGLFGTGLGSGRPNIVPFANTDFIIATIGEELGLVGLGAVLMLYLIFVLRGLRTGIAVRDSFGKLLATGLSFTIAVQVFVVVGGVTKLIPLTGLTTPFLSYGGSSLLANYILVALLIRISNAAREPDPTRKRPPPKSIDSLPTQAVRR; translated from the coding sequence ATGAGCCAACCCGCAGCTCCCGTCCATGCACCGCCGCGCCAGCCGCCCGAACAAACCGGACGCACCGCGGAATTGGTGCTGCTCGGATTCGCCATCGGCCTGGTGACGGTGGCGCTGCTGATCGTTCAGGCGGCCCAAGGAGAAAGTCTCACTTGGGATCTGGCGAAGTACGTAATCGCCTACATCGTGCTGTTCGGTGCTGCGCACCTGGTGGTCCGACGCTACGCGCCACACGCCGACCCATTGCTGCTGCCGGTGGTCGCAGTGCTCAACGGCCTCGGACTGGTGCTCATCCACCGGCTTGACCTGGGTACCGGCCGCAACGGCGAGACGGTCAACCCCACCGACGTCACCCACAACGCCGATCAGCAACTCGTCTGGGCGGCGCTGGGCATCATCGCGTTCTCGGCGATCCTCATCCTGGTCCGCGATCACCGCACGCTGTCGCGGTATTCGTACACGCTGGGCCTCGGAGGCCTTGTCCTCCTGATCATCCCGGCCCTGCTGCCGTCGTCGATGTCGGAGATCAACGGTTCGAAGAACTGGATCATCCTGCCGTTCTTCTCGATCCAGCCCAGCGAGTTCGCCAAGATCCTCATCATCATCTTCACTGCGGCGTTCCTCGTCTCGAAGCGAGATCTGTTCACCACCGCGGGAAAACACTTCCTGGGCATGGACTTCCCCCGCGCACGTGACCTCGGTCCGCTGCTGGCGGCATGGTTCGTCTCGATCGCGGTGCTCGCCTACTCGTCCGATCTGGGCAGCTCCCTGCTGATCTTCTCGACGATGCTGACGATGGTGTACGTCGCGACCGAGCGTGCGAGTTGGCTGGTCCTCGGCGTGACCCTGTTCGTGGTCGGCGCGCTCCTCGCCTACCAGCTGTTCGCCCACCTGCAGGTGCGCGTGGAGATCTGGCGGGATCCGTTCAGCGACTTCAACGGTTCCGGCTATCAGATCGGCCAGAGTCTCTTCGGTCTGGCCACCGGAGGCCTCTTCGGCACCGGTCTGGGTTCTGGCAGGCCGAACATCGTCCCGTTCGCGAACACCGACTTCATCATCGCCACGATCGGCGAGGAACTCGGACTCGTCGGGCTCGGGGCGGTCCTGATGCTCTATCTGATCTTCGTCCTGCGCGGACTCCGCACCGGCATCGCGGTTCGTGACAGCTTCGGCAAACTGCTCGCCACCGGCCTTTCGTTCACCATCGCCGTGCAGGTGTTCGTCGTCGTCGGCGGCGTCACCAAACTGATCCCGCTGACAGGTCTGACCACACCGTTCCTGTCGTACGGAGGTTCGTCACTGCTCGCCAACTACATCCTGGTGGCCTTGCTCATCCGGATCTCGAACGCGGCACGCGAACCCGATCCCACGCGTAAACGGCCGCCGCCCAAGAGCATCGACTCACTGCCGACCCAGGCGGTGCGCCGATGA
- a CDS encoding aminodeoxychorismate/anthranilate synthase component II, protein MNQPSAHVGAGTTSGRILVIDNYDSFVYNLVQYLGQLGVEAVVWRNDDPQLDDPTAAIEGFDGVLLSPGPGTPQRAGATIPMVGVARETGIPLLGVCLGHQAIGAAFGGTVDRAPELLHGKTSLVFHDDAGVLVGLPDPFTATRYHSLTVLPETIPDELVVTGRTESGIVMAMAHRELPIHGVQFHPESVLTQGGHRMLANWLAVCGVSIDESRVAVLEAEMADAVG, encoded by the coding sequence GTGAATCAGCCGTCTGCGCACGTGGGAGCCGGAACCACCTCCGGCCGCATCCTGGTCATCGACAATTACGACAGCTTTGTCTACAACCTGGTCCAGTATCTGGGCCAGCTGGGCGTCGAGGCCGTGGTGTGGCGCAACGACGATCCGCAGCTCGATGACCCGACCGCCGCGATCGAAGGCTTCGACGGTGTGCTCCTGAGCCCCGGACCAGGCACCCCGCAGCGCGCGGGCGCGACGATCCCGATGGTCGGTGTGGCACGGGAGACCGGCATACCGCTCCTCGGCGTGTGCCTCGGCCACCAGGCGATCGGCGCGGCGTTCGGCGGCACCGTCGACCGCGCGCCCGAACTCCTCCACGGCAAGACGTCGCTGGTGTTCCACGACGACGCGGGTGTGCTCGTCGGACTACCGGATCCGTTCACCGCGACGCGCTATCACTCGCTGACGGTCCTCCCGGAGACGATCCCGGACGAGCTGGTCGTGACCGGTCGTACCGAGTCCGGCATCGTGATGGCGATGGCGCACCGCGAACTGCCCATTCACGGCGTGCAGTTCCATCCCGAGAGTGTTCTCACGCAGGGCGGTCACCGGATGCTGGCGAACTGGCTGGCGGTCTGCGGTGTCTCCATCGACGAATCGCGGGTGGCCGTTCTCGAGGCGGAGATGGCCGACGCCGTCGGCTGA